A portion of the Cryptomeria japonica chromosome 5, Sugi_1.0, whole genome shotgun sequence genome contains these proteins:
- the LOC131076660 gene encoding wall-associated receptor kinase 2-like — translation MQTSGGVPARTDLQVPANRSRNGGVAASRIWVGIEAWVEGFFQGLGFLFWQISENTRWVGRSDLRALVLWDFHFMLGGVSQGRGILALASTTMASKAISASIILAKMVVGTRIWLGVGGGFGIQVALVMEGFSLFFRAWGFLVLEYFFARNVFSTFSFSGLFLPTPFLPPLLLGSVVEKWLGKFILYFANSSVVAQSTAKCVPEKCGSMNVSYPFWIHNSHCGHPLFQINCTKDEDTGMLSPYFTAFQANSTDREGNSTYVDFKLNSSKIMKIDYEGHLVIDSTHIISASCLESIGWRSYFELSSGGPFTLSKDNRLVVMGNQSFGTYSFGKLGEARCVTMNLQNDKPYCDDGCCEINLPDNFQFINFTGGGVSLLTNESGVAVYSCGVSTIMDPSTFTILNTTNSSISSYGLRLNWGIGLHNCSRAKAKADYSCSSNAQCVDSPSGKGYVCKCLPGYEGNGYANGTDCTGKNSPFLFIKQPCSYNCSCANGFVGDGLTIGTGCRGVNSLLLLIRTIVNHVFSFAIISFLNIKDPNENDDESSDIDECSHPDRNKCVGEKQGGICRNFVGSYNCSCAKGYVGNGFRNGTGCMSPTSNRLIFSAIVGSVSSFVVACLAACLLVWWLKKHHLKLVEAKYFQLLQQYIASTLGRESLRIFSSKELARASNYYSNEMLLGSGGFGTVFKGILLDGTLVAIKKSKQALNLKDDHEFLNEVTILSQINHRNIVKVFGCCIQTEFPMLVCEFVPNGTLFDHLHSKEKSLPWASRLQIAIETGEALAYLHSGASQPIFHRDIKSSNILLNERLSPKVADFGISRLISASNNTHVTTNNIKGTWGYLDPEYFRTFQLTEKSDVYSFGVVLVELLTALKPISLERDSEEMSLSSLFLSRFNNNRLTEILDNKVLEEENMQQMEDMGRIARECLHFERRKRPSMKEVVEELSRVRGGTRKMEFDGSEKCEDPIFEQTNISREGSQMSYKLRSYTFPSPVGSTSEEPFTALLQMSTL, via the exons ATGCAGACGTCGGGCGGAGTACCTGCGCGCACAGACCTGCAGGTACCTGCAAACAGGAG TCGAAATGGTGGAGTTGCGGCATCTCGTATTTGGGTTGGGATTGAAGCCTGGGTTGAAGGGTTTTTCCAGGGGTTGGGCTTTCTCTTTTGGCAGATTTCAGAGAATACTAGGTGGGTGGGGAGAAGCGATTTGAGGGCTTTGGTCCTGTGGGACTTTCATTTTATGTTGGGAGGTGTGTCTCAGGGCAGGGGTATCTTGGCCCTTGCTTCCACGACCATGGCTTCTAAGGCTATATCGGCTTCTATAATTTTGGCTAAGATGGTTGTTGGTACAAGAATTTGGCTTGGAGTTGGGGGAGGATTTGGGATTCAGGTGGCTTTAGTGATGGAAGGCTTTTCTCTCTTCTTCCGGGCTTGGGGTTTTCTGGTTTTGGAATATTTTTTTGCTCGGAATGTGTTCTCTACTTTTTCCTTTTCAGGGCTCTTCCTTCCAACCCCATTCCTTCCTCCCTTGCTCCTTGGATCTGTGGTGGA GAAATGGCTTGGAAAGTTCATATTGTATTTTGCAAATTCTTCCGTTGTTGCCCAGTCAA CTGCGAAATGTGTTCCTGAAAAGTGTGGTTCGATGAATGTGAGTTACCCTTTCTGGATTCACAATTCCCATTGTGGGCATCCTCTTTTTCAGATCAATTGCACAAAGGATGAAGATACTGGGATGCTCTCTCCATACTTCACTGCCTTTCAAGCCAATTCTACTGATCGTGAGGGTAATTCTACATATGTGGATTTTAAACTCAACTCTTCGAAGATTATGAAGATCGATTATGAAGGCCATCTCGTCATTGATTCTACTCATATCATTTCCGCATCTTGTCTTGAAAGCATTGGTTGGAGAAGCTACTTTGAGCTATCTTCAGGTGGGCCTTTCACTCTTTCCAAAGACAATAGGTTGGTGGTTATGGGGAACCAATCATTCGGTACCTACAGTTTTGGGAAACTGGGAGAGGCCAGATGTGTAACAATGAACCTTCAAAATGATAAACCATACTGCGACGATGGCTGTTGTGAAATTAACCTTCCAGATAATTTTCAATTTATAAATTTCACGGGCGGAGGTGTGTCTCTATTGACCAACGAAAGTGGTGTTGCTGTTTACTCCTGTGGCGTCTCCACCATAATGGACCCCTCCACCTTCACCATTCTGAACACTACAAACTCGTCGATATCTTCTTATGGTCTCCGCCTTAACTGGGGTATCGGCCTTCATAATTGTTCCAGGGCTAAAGCAAAGGCCGATTATTCTTGCTCCTCCAATGCCCAATGCGTTGACTCCCCTTCAGGAAAAGGGTACGTATGCAAATGTCTCCCTGGATATGAAGGAAACGGTTACGCCAATGGCACTGATTGCACTGGTAAGAACTCACCATTTCTATTTATTAAACAACcat GTTCCTACAACTGTTCATGTGCAAATGGATTTGTGGGAGATGGCCTTACAATTGGGACAGGATGTAGAGGTGTTAACTCTCTACTTTTGTTAATTAGAACCATTGTTAATCATGTGTTCTCTTTTGCGATCATTTCTTTTTTAAATATCAAAGATCCTAACGAGAATGATGATGAATCCTCAGATATAGACGAATGTAGTCATCCAGACAGGAACAAGTGCGTTGGAGAAAAGCAAGGTGGAATATGCCGTAATTTTGTAGGTTCCTACAACTGTTCTTGTGCAAAAGGATATGTGGGAAATGGCTTTAGAAATGGGACAGGTTGCATGTCGCCAACTTCAAATCGACTTATCTTTTCTGCAATCGTAG GATCCGTCTCCTCGTTTGTGGTTGCTTGTTTAGCAGCGTGTCTTTTGGTTTGGTGGCTAAAGAAACACCACTTGAAACTTGTGGAAGCCAAGTATTTTCAGCTGTTGCAGCAGTACATTGCTTCTACACTGGGGAGAGAAAGCCTGAGAATTTTTTCTTCCAAAGAATTGGCAAGAGCTTctaattattattcaaatgaaatgtTGTTGGGAAGTGGTGGCTTTGGAACTGTGTTTAAAGGCATTCTGTTAGATGGTACTCTTGTTGCCATTAAAAAATCCAAGCAAGCTTTAAATCTAAAGGATGACCATGAGTTTCTTAATGAAGTCACAATTCTCTCCCAAATAAATCACAGAAATATAGTGAAAGTGTTTGGATGTTGCATCCAAACTGAATTCCCAATGTTGGTATGTGAATTCGTTCCCAATGGAACACTCTTTGACCATTTACACTCCAAAGAGAAGTCTTTGCCTTGGGCATCGCGTCTGCAGATTGCAATAGAGACGGGGGAGGCTTTGGCATATCTTCATTCTGGAGCATCTCAACCCATTTTCCATCGAGATATAAAATCATCTAATATTCTTTTGAATGAGAGACTCTCTCCCAAAGTTGCAGACTTTGGGATTTCCCGTCTCATCTCAGCTTCCAATAACACACATGTCACCACTAATAATATAAAGGGCACATGGGGTTACTTGGATCCCGAGTACTTTCGAACGTTTCAACTCACCGAAAAAAGTGATGTGTACAGTTTTGGTGTAGTCCTAGTTGAGCTTTTAACAGCTCTGAAACCCATCTCTCTAGAAAGGGACAGCGAGGAGATGAGTTTATCTAGTCTTTTTCTGTCCAGATTCAACAACAATCGCCTCACAGAGATCTTAGATAACAAAGTATTGGAGGAGGAGAACATGCAACAGATGGAAGATATGGGAAGAATTGCAAGAGAATGCCTTCATtttgaaaggaggaagagaccGTCAATGAAAGAGGTGGTGGAGGAACTTTCTAGGGTGAGGGGCGGGACAAGAAAAATGGAATTCGATGGCAGTGAAAAATGTGAGGACCCAATATTTGAGCAGACAAACATTTCCAGAGAAGGATCACAAATGTCATACAAATTGAGGAGTTACACTTTTCCATCTCCAGTTGGAAGTACGTCGGAGGAACCATTCACTGCACTGCTTCAAATGTCGACCCTCTGA